From the Portunus trituberculatus isolate SZX2019 chromosome 8, ASM1759143v1, whole genome shotgun sequence genome, the window catCTCTGCATCAGTGGGTGAGGCTTGGTCctcttctatgtgtgtgtcttctGGAGAGCCACTGTCTCCACTGGGGGAACTGATTTGCACTACCATGGGTGTTACCTTGGGGGTTTCCTTGTGGGTGCCCTGTGCAGGCTTCCTGGTGGCACACAGAGGGACAATCTGTGCTACTATGGGAGAGCCTCCAGCATCCTCCTTGGTGGTGTCCGGCGGGGGTGTCCTGCGGCTGCAAGGCACGGAACCTTCTCTGAGGCCTCAGGGTGCACACCTTTGTCCTGCTGTTGTTGTGAGTCCTGTGAGGGTCTCGTGGCAGCACCAGGCACACTGTCCTGctcctgtgtgtctgtgagcATGGGTTGGGCTGGGTGTGAGGGTGGTGAGGGTTGTTGTGGGGACTGTGGCTGCAGAGGGGCATGTCTGGTGGCGTCTGATGAAGGGGCGTCCAGCAGTGACATGAACATCTCCGTCTGGGGATGTGGGGCTGCTCCTTGGCAGCCTCTCCCACCTCCCTGGCGTCATCTGAGCAGCAGGAGGCATCAGCCGGCACTGGACCCTCAGGGGATGCCTTGGCCTGAATGCTGCTGTCACTCTCCAGCGCTGACTCAAGCTGGTCCAGGAGAGGATTGGAGTCATCGCTGAGGGCAAGGTCAAGCTGACTCATAGAGGAAGCCGAGTCACCGCGCTCCAGCCTGACCATGGGGGCGCCACCACTCCCCTCACCGTTGCCATCGCCCTCGCAGCTGCCGGGGTACACAGGGTTCAGGGACATGGGCTCCTGTGGGGGTGATGCCTCATGGGTCATGGGTGAGGTGTGCTGCAtcctgatggtggtggcagtggtggtgggggtggtggtttCCTGCGGGGGTGACACCTCATGGGTCAGGGGTGAGATGTGGGGGATGCTGATGTGCAGGCCGGGGGTGTTGCCATTGTGGTTCACcctggtggtggcagcagtggtggggaTGCTGGTGTCACCCGGCAGGACCAGGTggagggtggtgggggtgaggtGTGGGTGGAGTGGTGGGTGAGTTACCAGCACCTGGGAGAAGCTGGAGGTTGGCGTGGGTGGCAGGGGCTTCTGCAGAGTGGCAGGAGGGATGGGAGGTGCTGCGCTGCTTGgcaccttcttccctccctccagctcATTGAGGAAggacatcaccatcatctcatTGTCTGGCTGGCTCTTGGGGGGTATGGGGGTGGTCAGCAAAGGGCCTGGAAGGACACGGGGCAGCAGGGGTGGTGGGTATgaaggggtggggaggagggctGTGGGGTGTACAGGGGTGGGGAGTACAGGCTGTGAGAGCTCCACCCTGGGGTTACCAAGCAGGGATTCCACACTGTAGCTGTGGTCATCAGCCCGGAGGTACTGCTTGctggcctg encodes:
- the LOC123499990 gene encoding pollen-specific leucine-rich repeat extensin-like protein 2 is translated as MGVTQAPDDGQSPGAPPAHPEQLDQQQQASKQYLRADDHSYSVESLLGNPRVELSQPVLPTPVHPTALLPTPSYPPPLLPRVLPGPLLTTPIPPKSQPDNEMMVMSFLNELEGGKKVPSSAAPPIPPATLQKPLPPTPTSSFSQVLVTHPPLHPHLTPTTLHLVLPGDTSIPTTAATTRVNHNGNTPGLHISIPHISPLTHEVSPPQETTTPTTTATTIRMQHTSPMTHEASPPQEPMSLNPVYPGSCEGDGNGEGSGGAPMVRLERGDSASSMSQLDLALSDDSNPLLDQLESALESDSSIQAKASPEGPVPADASCCSDDARETEMFMSLLDAPSSDATRHAPLQPQSPQQPSPPSHPAQPMLTDTQEQDSVPGAATRPSQDSQQQQDKGVHPEASEKVPCLAAAGHPRRTPPRRMLEALP